CATATTATAACTTGTTGGTACTAATGTGTTTTGATTATTAGTTAAAAGTACAAATTTAATACTAGAAAGAAGAAGGGAGATTTAATACTCTTGATGAGGGATAGATATAGAATAATAAAATCCCAAATGTTATTTACTTGGGATTTTTATTAGTCTTCGTTTATTTAAGTACGAGATTTTTAAAGTTATTTAACAGCGATAATGGCACTCGAAGGACCAGTTAAATGCATCATTCTAGTATTGCTAAAACCTACCTCTTTTGCCCAGTTATTAAAATCTGAAAGAGTAAAATCGTAGCCTTCATCTGTTTCAATAATCATGTTTAGGGACATCATTAAACCAAAAGCATTTTTATTTCTTTCATTATCAATTATATTTTCAATAATGATTAGTGCTCCTTCTTTAGGTAGGGCGTTATAGGCTTTTTTTATGAGCATTAACTTATCTTTTGTACCCCAATCATGAAGAATGTTTCCCATGGTAATAACGTCTGCTTTTGGTAATTCATCAACAAAGAAATCACCTGAGTGAATTTCTATTCTGTCGTTTAAATCAAAACGGGTTACATTTTCTTTTGCTATTGGTTCAACAGCAGGAAGGTCAAAAGAAATACATTTTATATGCGGATTACTTTTTGCAATTTGTATTGATAAATCTGCTCCAGAACCACCAATATCACATAACGTATTGTATTTAGAAAAATTAATATCACGAGCTAATTTCATGAAATTTCCAGCCTGAACACCTGACATTCCGTGTATAAATTCTCGGAGCTTATTTTCATCTGCATAAATTGCTTCAAATATTGGCTTGCCACCATTTTTTGTCTCATTTTGTGGTTTTCCAGTTATTAAAGCTTCTTCTAAATCGTTCCAAAAAGGATACAATCTGTTGTTAGACATTTCTAATATGCCTCCCATATAACTAGGTTTGTTTTTATCTAAAAACAAGTTGGAATCTTCAGAATTGCTATATATAGCGCTTTCTTTTAATCCGGAACGTTGTAAGAAACCTAAAGCAACTAAAGTGTCAAGAAAGTCGAAAAGAGATCTATCATGAAGTTTGAGTTTATCTTGAATTTCTTTTCCTGATAATCCCCCTTTGGCTAAATGTGTAAATAACCCCATTTTAACAGCAGTAAGTAAGGTTTTTGAAGCCCAAAAACCCATACCTACTTCCATGATTCTTGAAGGGGTAATTTGGTTTTCGTTTGTTGAGTTCATAGTTTAGTTGTTATAGTTAATAATTAATCTTTTTAGTTTTATTAAGTTCAATTATTAGGGATAAATGAAACTAATTTATGAATCGGGTAAAATCAAGAGGATAAAAAAATCCCAAGCGTTATTTACCTGGGATTTTTATTTTTATTGGTCTTCGTCTATTTCGGTACGAGACTCTTTTGGTTTTTCACCTTTTTCTATTTTAATGATGAGCTTTTTGTCTTTCTCATCTAAGTCCATAAAGATAGCATCACCTTCATTTAATTTAGAGTTTACAATTTCTTCAGCTAATGCATCTTCAATGTATTTCTGAATGGCTCTTTTTAATGGACGAGCACCGTATTGTTTGTCAAAACCTTTGTCAGCAATATAATCTTTGGCTTTTTCACTTAACGTAAGTTTGTAACCTAAGTCATCAATACGTCTTAGTAATTTATCTAATTCAATATCAATAATCTTATGAATGTCTTCACGCTCTAGAGAGTTGAAGATTACAACATCATCAATACGATTTAAAAACTCAGGTGCAAATGATTTCTTTAAAGCACCTTCAATAATGCTTTTAGCATGTGCATCTTCTTGTTCTTTTTTAGAAGCAGTTCCGAAACCAACACCACCACCAAAATCTTTTAATTTACGAGCTCCAATGTTTGAAGTCATAATAATAATGGTGTTTCTAAAATCTATTTTACGACCTAAACTATCTGTTATGTGTCCATCATCTAACACTTGTAATAGCATGTTAAATACATCAGGATGCGCCTTTTCAATCTCGTCTAATAAGATTACAGAATAAGGCTTACGACGTACTTTTTCAGTTAATTGTCCACCTTCTTCATAACCAACGTATCCTGGAGGTGCACCAATTAAACGAGAAATGGCAAACTTCTCCATGTATTCACTCATATCAATTCTAATTAAAGAATCTTCAGAGTCAAATAACTCACGTGCTAATACTTTAGCTAACTGTGTTTTACCAACACCAGTTGAACCTAAGAAAATAAAAGAACCGATTGGTTTATTAGGGTCTTTTAGTCCAACACGGTTACGTTGTATAGCTTTTACTACTTTGGTAACGGCTTCATCTTGACCAATTACTTTACCTTTTATTAATTGAGGTAATTCTGCTAAACGGCTACTTTCTGCTTCTGCAACACGATTTACAGGAATTCCTGTCATCATCGATACTACTTCAGCTACATTATCTTCAGTTACAATTTCTCTATGTAGTTTAGAATCTTCTTCCCATTGGTGTTGAGCTGATTCTAAAGCTGTTTCTATATTTTTTTCGTCATCACGAAGCTTAGCAGCTTCCTCGTACTTTTGTCCGCTTACTGCTTTAGTTTTGCGTCCTCTAATTTCTTCTAGTTTCGCCTCTAATTCTAAAATTTGTTGAGGAACTACAATATTTGTAATATGAATTCTCGACCCGGCTTCGTCTAAAGCATCAATAGCTTTGTCTGGTAAAAAGCGATCAGTCATATAACGGTTGGTTAATTTTACACAAGCATCAATAGCTTCATCAGTAAAAGTAACATGATGATGTGATTCGTATTTCCCTTTAATGTTGTGTAAAATTTGTATCGTTTCTTCAACAGAAGTAGGGTCTACAATTACTTTTTGAAAACGACGTTCTAATGCACCGTCTTTTTCAATATTAGTTCTGTATTCATCTAAAGTAGTTGCACCAATACATTGAATTTCTCCTCTAGCTAAGGCAGGTTTTAACATGTTAGAAGCATCTAACGAACCTGTAGCTCCTCCAGCACCCACAATGGTATGAATCTCATCAATAAATAAAATGATGTCATCATTCTTTTCTAGCTCATTCATTAACGCTTTCATACGTTCTTCAAATTGACCTCTATATTTTGTACCAGCAACTAAGCTAGCTAAGTCAAGAGAAACAATTCGTTTATCGAATAAAATTCGAGATACTTTTCTATCTACAATACGTAAGGCTAATCCTTCAGCGATGGCAGATTTACCAACACCAGGTTCACCAATAAGCATTGGGTTGTTCTTTTTTCGTCTACTTAAAATTTGAGAAACACGCTCAATTTCTTTTAAACGGCCTACAACAGGGTCTAACTTTCCAGCAACTGCTAATGCTGTTAAATCACGTCCGAAGTTATCTAAAACAGGAGTTTTAGATTTTTTAACTTGCTTTCCTTTTTGAGGTTGTTGCCCGTAAGGGTTTGACTTTTCGTCAGCAAATTCATCGTCTGATGGAGTTTCTCCTATAGGTGAAATAAATGTGTCATCATCTACGTGTAGCTCTTTGTACAAGTTTTTAGCCTGCTCATAATCTACATCATATTTTTGAAGTAGTTTTGTTGTAGGATCATTCTCGTTACGTAAGATGCATAATAATAAGTGCGCAGTATCTATTGCGTTACTTTGATATAATTTAGCTTCTAAAAACGTTGTTTTTATAGCTTTCTCTGCTTGTCTTGTAAGGTGTAAGCTCTTCCTTTGAGGGCTTGAAAAAGATGGGGTTGTCGGATTTAGTTTTTCTAGTTTATTACGTACTAAATCTAAATCAACATCAAAAGTTGTTAATATTTCAATGGCTTTTCCATCACCTTTTCTAATCAAACCCAACAAAAGATGTTCCGTTCCAATAAAGTCATGTCCTAGTCTTAAGGCCTCCTCTTTACTGAAAGTAATCACATCTCTAACCTGTGGTGAAAAATTATCGTCCATAAATTTATTTTCTATCTCTGTAAAGTTAGTAAGTTTTTTTCTTAAAAATTACAAAAAAGATGCCAATAGTTTTTAACTGACATTCTGACGAGTAAAATAAGGTATTTTAATGTTTAATAACCTTATAAAATTGTTAATAAATAACACAAAACAGTCGGTATATTTTTTGTGTAAAACTGAGGGTTGTAGTATCTTGCAATGTTTTAGAAAATGCAGAGAACTAAAAAGCATTTTAAAAGTGAGTTTTATCAAGTGTAAAATTCACTTTTTTGACAAAAATAAATACTAATATTTTAAAAGAAAATATATGGCAGATGGCGAAAAGTTGATCCCTATCAACATTGAAGAGCAAATGAAGTCCGCATACATCGATTATTCAATGTCGGTGATAGTATCCAGAGCATTACCCGATGTAAGAGATGGTTTAAAACCAGTGCATAGAAGAGTGTTGTTTGGTATGCACGAATTAGGAATTAAAGCTACTGGAGCATATAAAAAATCTGCAAGAGTTGTAGGGGAAGTATTAGGTAAGTATCACCCACACGGAGATACTTCGGTATACGACTCAATGGTACGTATGGCACAAGACTGGAGTGTGCGTTATATGATGGTTGATGGACAAGGGAACTTTGGTTCGGTTGATGGTGATAGTCCAGCAGCAATGCGTTATACTGAGGTGCGTATGCAGAAAATATCAGAAGAAATGTTATCTGATATTGAAAAAGATACGGTAGATCACAAGTTAAACTTTGATGATACCTTACAAGAACCTACGGTACTACCAACACGTATTCCTAACTTATTAGTTAATGGAGCATCGGGGATTGCAGTAGGTATGGCAACAAACATGGCGCCGCATAACTTAACTGAAGTTATTAATGGTACTATTGCCTATATTGATAATAGAGATATTGAGATTGATGAGTTAATGCAACACATCAAAGCACCTGATTTTCCTACAGGTGGAATTATTTATGGTTATGATGGTGTAAGAGATGCTTTCCATACAGGTCGTGGACGTATCGTAATGCGTGCTAAAGCTACTATTGAAGAGGTAAAAGGACGTGAGTGTATCGTCGTAACTGAGATTCCTTACCAAGTGAATAAAGCAGAAATGATTAAGAAAACTGCAGACTTGGTTAATGATAAGAAGCTAGAAGGTATTGCAAGTATTCGTGATGAGTCTGACCGTAAAGGAATGCGTATTGTTTATGTTTTAAAGCGTGATGCTATTCCTAATATTGTTTTAAATAAGCTATTTAAGTATACACAATTACAAACTTCGTTTAGTGTAAACAATATTGCTTTAGTTAATGGTCGTCCTGAGCAATTAAACTTAAAACAGTTAATTCACTACTTTGTAGAGCATAGACACGAAGTAATTGTTCGTAGAACAGAATTTGAATTAAAGAAGGCAGAAGCTCGTGCTCATATTTTAGAAGGATTAATTATAGCTTCTGATAATATTGATGAAGTAATTGCTATTATTAGAGGTTCTTCTAATGCAGATGAAGCACGTGAAAAATTAATAGAGCGTTTTGAGTTAACAGAGATTCAAGCACGTGCTATTGTAGAAATGCGTTTACGTCAGTTAACAGGACTGGAGCAAGATAAATTACGTGCTGAGTATGATGAAATCATCAAAACAATAGCAGATTTAAAAGATATTCTTGCTAACGAACCTAGACGTTACCAAATAATTAAAGATGAATTACTGCATATTAAAGAAAAGTATGGAGATGATCGTCGTTCGGTAATTGAGTATGCAGGAGGAGATATGCGAATCGAAGATATGATTCCTAACTCTAAAGTAGTAGTTACTATTTCGCATGCTGGTTATGTAAAGCGTACTAACTTAGATGAATATAAGGTTCAGAATAGAGGAGGACGTGGACAAAAAGGAGCGACTACTCGTAACGAAGATTTCTTAGAACATTTATTTGTTGGTACTAACCACCAATACATGTTGTTCTTTACTCAAAAAGGAAAAGTATTTTGGATGCGTGTGTACGAAGTTCCAGAAGGAGGTAAGAATACAAAAGGTAGAGCGATTCAAAATTTAATCAATATTGAACAAGATGATAAGGTAAAGGCGTTCTTAGTAACAGGTGATTTAAAAGATGAAGATTACATCAACAGTCATTATGTTATTATGGCAACAAAACGTGGTCAGGTTAAGAAGACTCCTTTAGAGCAATACTCTCGTCCAAGAACTAATGGTATTAATGCAATTACCATTAAAGAAGGTGATGAGTTACTAGAGGCGAAACTAACTACTGGAGATAGCCAAGTAATGCTTGCACTTAAATCAGGGAAAGCAATTCGTTTTGAAGAAGCTAAAACACGTCCAATGGGAAGAACAGCTTCAGGAGTTCGCGGTATTACATTATCACATGAAAATGATGAGGTAATTGGTATGGTTGCTGTTAATGATATGGAAAGTAATATCTTAGTAGTTTCAGAAAAAGGATATGGAAAACGTTCTAATTTAGAAGATTACCGTATAACGAATCGTGGAGGTAAAGGAGTTAAAACGTTGAATATATCAGAAAAAACTGGTAATTTAGTTGCTATCAAGAATGTTGATGACTCTAATGATCTAATGATTATTAATAAATCAGGGTTAACTATCAGAATGGCTGTTGAAGATTTACGAGTTATGGGTAGAGCGACACAGGGGGTTAAACTAATCAATATTAAAGATAATGATGATATTGCAGCAGTAGCAAAAGTTATGCATGAAAAAGACGAAGATGAAAATGGCATGGAAATTGAAAACGAAACAAACGAAAGTCAAGAACAACAATAAATAAATCATAACTAAAAATGAAAAATCAAATTTTAGCCCTTTCTTTAGGATTAATGTCGTTAGGGGCGGTGGCTCAGAAATCGGAATTAAAAGATGCTGAAAAAGCGATAAAAAAACAAGATTTTACTACTGCATTAAGCACTCTTAACGCGATTGAGGGCTCTTTAATGATGAATGGTGAAGATAAATATAAATCTAAATTTTATTTCTTAAAAGGTAAAGCATTAGCTGCTAAAAAAGATTATAAAAAAGCAGGAGAAGCTTTGAACGCTTTATTAGCGATGGGTGAGAATAAGTATACAGATGAGGCTAAGCCTATCTTAAACCAAATGATTCAAGAAGTTTCAAAAAAAGCAGTTGATTTATACAATAATAAAAAAGACTATAAGGGTGCTGCTGATGGTTTCTATTTAACATATGTGTTAAGTCCTACAGATACTTCATTTGCATATAATGCGGCTGTTTCAGCTACTCAAGCTAAAGATTATGATAAGGCGATTGAGTATTACAGAGAGTTACAAAAAATAGGTTATACAGGTGTTGAAAAGCAATATGTAGCTACAGATAAAACTACTGGAAAAGTTGAAAGTTTTGGAAATGACAAGGCTAGAAGAGATTTAATGGTAAAAACAGGAAATTATGTAAAACCAGAAACAAAGTCTTCTGATTCAAAATCAGCAACAATTGTTAAAAATGTAGCTTTAATATTAAAAGAACAAGGAAAAACTGATGAAGCTATTGCAGCTTTTAAAGATGCTCGTGCTTCTAACCCTAAAGATTTAAACTTAATCTTAAATGAAGCTCAGTTATATGTTGAGATGGGGAAAATGGATAAGTTTGGAGAATTAATGAATGAAGCTGTAGCTTTAGATCCAGAAAATCCAACTTTATACTATAATTTAGGTGTTGTAAACTTTAACGAAGGTAGAATGGATGATGCTAAAAAGTATTATACCAAAGCTGTAGAGTTAAAACCAGATTATGCTGATGCTTACATGAATTTAGCAGTAGTAGTTTTAGATAAAGAAAAAGCGATTGTAGAAGAGATGAATAAAAACTTATCTAACTTTAAAAAGTATGATGAGTTAGCTGCAAAGCAAAAAGAAGTTTATAAAGAGGCTATTCCATTTTTAGAAAAAGCTGATAGTTTAAACAGAAATGTAGAAACTGTTAAAACTTTAATGAACTTATATGAAGTTTTAGAAATGAGCGATAAGGCTTCTGAATATAGAGAGTTGTATCAATCAATGAAATAAGAAGTTATTCAAGTATAAAAAAACCGAAACTTTTAAGTTTCGGTTTTTTTTGTGTTATAAAAGTTGGTTATTCAACTAAACGTTTAATAACTCTAAGTTTATGAGTGTGTTGCTGCGTATCAACATTATAAATACCACTATGGTCTAATTTATCAATACGAACTTTTCCGTGAGCATGTATAATGTTGTAGTCATTCATAATAATTCCAACATGGGTAATAATACCTTCTTCATTATCAAAAAACGCTAAATCACCGGGTTCACTTTCTTCAATAAAACTTAATACTTCGCCTTGAGTTGCTTGTTGTTTAGCATCGCGTAGAAGATTGTATCCACATAGTTTATATACAGTTTGGGTAAATCCTGAACAATCAATTCCAAAAGGCGATTTACCTCCCCATAAATAAGGGACATTTAAGAATAAGAAAGCGGTTTCTACAATTGCAGATTTAGCTAGTTTGTTATTGCATACTTTGCCCTCATATAAAAAAGAGGTATTGTTAATATTGATTTTATTATTCTTAAACAATGGAAGACGAGCTCCCATAGGAATAGTGGTTAAATTACTGTTATTATCAGTAATAAAATCAATTAATTCACCAGCATAGTGCTTTTTTTCTTTAGATAAAAGAATATGTATTTCTTCAGAAATTTCTTCGTATTGTTTATTATCTATATAGCCCTCATAATCATCGAAAGCTAAACGAATTTTACTCCATTTTTTAGTTTTTTCTAAGACTTCAAAGTGCTCACCAAAAACAACTTGATTTACCATTTCTGAAGCATCAGAAGGCTCTAATCGAAGAGGAACAATACTTAAATTACAAATTCCGAAAGACATCTACTAGTTGGGGCTTTAAAACAATTAAACTCTTTCAATAACCATTGCACTAGCACCACCACCACCATTACAAATACCAGCAGCACCAATTTTAGCGTTGTTTTGTTTTAAAATTGAAGTTAAAGCAATAATAATTCTAGCTCCAGAAACTCCTAATGGGTGTCCTAATGAAACAGCACCACCATTAACATTTACTTTGTCAGCAGATAATCCTAAGATTTTCATATTTGCTAACCCAACTACAGAAAAAGCTTCGTTTAATTCAAAATAATCAACATCATCAATAGAAACTCCAGCTTTAGCTAAAGCTTTAGGTAATGCTTTAGCAGGAGCTGTTGTAAACCATTTTGGTTCATGAGCAGCATCAGCATATCCTTTAATTTTTGCTAATGGAGTTAAGCCTAATTCAGCAGCTTTATCAGCAGACATTAATACTAAAGCAGCTCCACCATCATTAATAGTTGATGCATTAGCAGCAGTTACTGTACCCTCTTTCGTAAACGCAGGACGTAACGCAGGAATTTTTTCCATTTTTACATTCTTATA
The nucleotide sequence above comes from Tenacibaculum singaporense. Encoded proteins:
- a CDS encoding methyltransferase, producing MNSTNENQITPSRIMEVGMGFWASKTLLTAVKMGLFTHLAKGGLSGKEIQDKLKLHDRSLFDFLDTLVALGFLQRSGLKESAIYSNSEDSNLFLDKNKPSYMGGILEMSNNRLYPFWNDLEEALITGKPQNETKNGGKPIFEAIYADENKLREFIHGMSGVQAGNFMKLARDINFSKYNTLCDIGGSGADLSIQIAKSNPHIKCISFDLPAVEPIAKENVTRFDLNDRIEIHSGDFFVDELPKADVITMGNILHDWGTKDKLMLIKKAYNALPKEGALIIIENIIDNERNKNAFGLMMSLNMIIETDEGYDFTLSDFNNWAKEVGFSNTRMMHLTGPSSAIIAVK
- a CDS encoding C40 family peptidase, which encodes MSFGICNLSIVPLRLEPSDASEMVNQVVFGEHFEVLEKTKKWSKIRLAFDDYEGYIDNKQYEEISEEIHILLSKEKKHYAGELIDFITDNNSNLTTIPMGARLPLFKNNKININNTSFLYEGKVCNNKLAKSAIVETAFLFLNVPYLWGGKSPFGIDCSGFTQTVYKLCGYNLLRDAKQQATQGEVLSFIEESEPGDLAFFDNEEGIITHVGIIMNDYNIIHAHGKVRIDKLDHSGIYNVDTQQHTHKLRVIKRLVE
- a CDS encoding tetratricopeptide repeat protein, with product MKNQILALSLGLMSLGAVAQKSELKDAEKAIKKQDFTTALSTLNAIEGSLMMNGEDKYKSKFYFLKGKALAAKKDYKKAGEALNALLAMGENKYTDEAKPILNQMIQEVSKKAVDLYNNKKDYKGAADGFYLTYVLSPTDTSFAYNAAVSATQAKDYDKAIEYYRELQKIGYTGVEKQYVATDKTTGKVESFGNDKARRDLMVKTGNYVKPETKSSDSKSATIVKNVALILKEQGKTDEAIAAFKDARASNPKDLNLILNEAQLYVEMGKMDKFGELMNEAVALDPENPTLYYNLGVVNFNEGRMDDAKKYYTKAVELKPDYADAYMNLAVVVLDKEKAIVEEMNKNLSNFKKYDELAAKQKEVYKEAIPFLEKADSLNRNVETVKTLMNLYEVLEMSDKASEYRELYQSMK
- the gyrA gene encoding DNA gyrase subunit A; this translates as MADGEKLIPINIEEQMKSAYIDYSMSVIVSRALPDVRDGLKPVHRRVLFGMHELGIKATGAYKKSARVVGEVLGKYHPHGDTSVYDSMVRMAQDWSVRYMMVDGQGNFGSVDGDSPAAMRYTEVRMQKISEEMLSDIEKDTVDHKLNFDDTLQEPTVLPTRIPNLLVNGASGIAVGMATNMAPHNLTEVINGTIAYIDNRDIEIDELMQHIKAPDFPTGGIIYGYDGVRDAFHTGRGRIVMRAKATIEEVKGRECIVVTEIPYQVNKAEMIKKTADLVNDKKLEGIASIRDESDRKGMRIVYVLKRDAIPNIVLNKLFKYTQLQTSFSVNNIALVNGRPEQLNLKQLIHYFVEHRHEVIVRRTEFELKKAEARAHILEGLIIASDNIDEVIAIIRGSSNADEAREKLIERFELTEIQARAIVEMRLRQLTGLEQDKLRAEYDEIIKTIADLKDILANEPRRYQIIKDELLHIKEKYGDDRRSVIEYAGGDMRIEDMIPNSKVVVTISHAGYVKRTNLDEYKVQNRGGRGQKGATTRNEDFLEHLFVGTNHQYMLFFTQKGKVFWMRVYEVPEGGKNTKGRAIQNLINIEQDDKVKAFLVTGDLKDEDYINSHYVIMATKRGQVKKTPLEQYSRPRTNGINAITIKEGDELLEAKLTTGDSQVMLALKSGKAIRFEEAKTRPMGRTASGVRGITLSHENDEVIGMVAVNDMESNILVVSEKGYGKRSNLEDYRITNRGGKGVKTLNISEKTGNLVAIKNVDDSNDLMIINKSGLTIRMAVEDLRVMGRATQGVKLINIKDNDDIAAVAKVMHEKDEDENGMEIENETNESQEQQ
- a CDS encoding ATP-dependent Clp protease ATP-binding subunit, translating into MDDNFSPQVRDVITFSKEEALRLGHDFIGTEHLLLGLIRKGDGKAIEILTTFDVDLDLVRNKLEKLNPTTPSFSSPQRKSLHLTRQAEKAIKTTFLEAKLYQSNAIDTAHLLLCILRNENDPTTKLLQKYDVDYEQAKNLYKELHVDDDTFISPIGETPSDDEFADEKSNPYGQQPQKGKQVKKSKTPVLDNFGRDLTALAVAGKLDPVVGRLKEIERVSQILSRRKKNNPMLIGEPGVGKSAIAEGLALRIVDRKVSRILFDKRIVSLDLASLVAGTKYRGQFEERMKALMNELEKNDDIILFIDEIHTIVGAGGATGSLDASNMLKPALARGEIQCIGATTLDEYRTNIEKDGALERRFQKVIVDPTSVEETIQILHNIKGKYESHHHVTFTDEAIDACVKLTNRYMTDRFLPDKAIDALDEAGSRIHITNIVVPQQILELEAKLEEIRGRKTKAVSGQKYEEAAKLRDDEKNIETALESAQHQWEEDSKLHREIVTEDNVAEVVSMMTGIPVNRVAEAESSRLAELPQLIKGKVIGQDEAVTKVVKAIQRNRVGLKDPNKPIGSFIFLGSTGVGKTQLAKVLARELFDSEDSLIRIDMSEYMEKFAISRLIGAPPGYVGYEEGGQLTEKVRRKPYSVILLDEIEKAHPDVFNMLLQVLDDGHITDSLGRKIDFRNTIIIMTSNIGARKLKDFGGGVGFGTASKKEQEDAHAKSIIEGALKKSFAPEFLNRIDDVVIFNSLEREDIHKIIDIELDKLLRRIDDLGYKLTLSEKAKDYIADKGFDKQYGARPLKRAIQKYIEDALAEEIVNSKLNEGDAIFMDLDEKDKKLIIKIEKGEKPKESRTEIDEDQ